One Cucumis sativus cultivar 9930 chromosome 1, Cucumber_9930_V3, whole genome shotgun sequence DNA segment encodes these proteins:
- the LOC101204836 gene encoding dCTP pyrophosphatase 1 has translation MENRSYEPEKTAKDVSLQELRDRLAEFARVRGWEQYHSPRNLLLALVGEVGELSEIFQWKGEVERGLPNWSAAEREHLEEEVSDVLLYLVRLADVCGLDLGHAALSKLVKNANKYPVAAFTRALP, from the exons ATGGAGAATCGTTCTTACGAACCTGAAAAAACCGCCAAAGACGTCTCACTGCAAGAACTCAGAGACAGACTCGCAGAGTTCGCTCGAGTTCGAGGATGGGAGCAGTACCACAGCCCTAGAAACCTGCTTCTAGCACTT GTTGGTGAAGTCGGAGAGCTATCGGAGATATTCCAGTGGAAAGGAGAAGTGGAGAGAGGGCTACCGAACTGGAGCGCGGCGGAGAGAGAgcatttggaagaagaagtaTCGGATGTGTTGCTCTATCTAGTGCGTCTCGCCGATGTGTGTGGCCTTGATCTCGGCCATGCCGCTCTCTCCAAGCTCGTCAAAAATGCCAACAAGTATCCTGTCGCCGCTTTCACTCGCGCTCTCCCATGA